A single region of the Lotus japonicus ecotype B-129 chromosome 4, LjGifu_v1.2 genome encodes:
- the LOC130712249 gene encoding uncharacterized protein LOC130712249 — protein sequence MAPITKTQLHLFYKIDREVFCFLIYRLHRDLTQSLLVMALWLWLENIGYPSLIPRVMGLPPTLANVLINEAWTCLECLETDISVIPSDGGLPLTKRLMQRDISLRIFYLKRYTTITGIKSVLNNICAQIFDDILKIVLKSQNISKARKYSTSGASTSTSGASTSQSNTSNTPLVVPGFPHPLFGTFDLLKRIVNLDLQDPRIWSTRLSDDVTDEDKKMFLTFSRGFPVSETEVIQLFKCRYGDCVHSLDMGDGNVNKQKLFAVLILKTVANVDEILKGNKVAKLQINGKHIWARKYEPQTINHNMINSSSRNIILRHTSVVIATCGRGRNSSYQISACPW from the exons ATGGCTCCGATAACCAAAACACAACTCCATCTATTTTACAAAATTGATCGTGAGGTTTTCTGTTTCTTGATCTACAGACTTCATCGTGATTTGACACAATCGCTTCTTGTCATGGCCTTGTGGCTTTGGTTAGAGAACATTGGGTACCCCAGCCTCATCCCTAGAGTGATGGGTTTACCTCCTACGCTTGCCAATGTTCTGATTAATGAAGCTTGGACTTGCTTGGAATGCTTGGAAACAGATATCTCTGTCATCCCAAGTGATGGTGGTTTGCCCTTAACAAAAAGGCTCATGCAAAGAGATATCTCTCTTAGAATCTTCTATTTAAAAAGGTACACTACGATAACTGGAATCAAAAGTGTTTTGAACAACATCTGCGCTCAAATTTTCGATGATATTTTGAAAATTGTTCTTAAAAGTCAAAACATAAGTAAAGCTAGAAAATATAGCACATCAGGTGCAAGCACTAGCACCTCAGGTGCTAGCACATCACAATCCAACACATCAAACACCCCTTTGGTTGTTCCTGGTTTCCCACACCCTTTGTTTGGCACGTTTGATTTGTTAAAAAGGATTGTGAATCTAGATTTGCAAGATCCAAGGATATGGTCTACAAGACTCTCTGATGATGTTACAGATGAGGATAAAAAAATGTTTCTAACATTTTCAAGGGGCTTTCCTGTGTCAGAAACAGAGGTGATACAATTGTTTAAATGTCGTTATGGGGATTGTGTGCACAGTCTAGATATGGGGGATGGTAACGTAAATAAGCAGAAGTTGTTTGctgttttgattttaaaaacagTTGCAAATGTAGATGAAATTCTCAAGGGGAATAAAGTTGCAAAGCTACAGATCAATGGGAAGCACATTTGGGCTCGCAAATATGAGC cacaaaccatcaatcacaacatgataaactcttcttcacgtaacatcatcttacggcatacctctgtcgtgatcgcgacatgtggcagaggtagaaatagcagctatcaaatctctgcgtgtccatggtag